In Zingiber officinale cultivar Zhangliang chromosome 3B, Zo_v1.1, whole genome shotgun sequence, a single window of DNA contains:
- the LOC122055254 gene encoding uncharacterized protein LOC122055254, with translation MEGAFNTTKGAFNHKTYPLKIDSYRHRGLLCYSIEDVFQAPEGAFHEQYSRRLPSPERHLEYYSPKVLSSVCHASLVEVDEEINYIEEKLILTELENMIRIRLKERGTCRRYLRRGQGREPSTNPSNSYKNRRYVNCKRQGGEFQRYISIDIENHKARRWPAPLSNNMLRLESVFLCALLPELASNPQHPFSLCTKKGCKRKRPVFTLSDSILAFLSRLRVLFSPSPFRSSSRVMGDYAEFRDWEVLDFDAGEDHMKILHERACGGSILSDYFALGAQERCRKGATFNGNAHEEEMIEAAALVDSKSPSWVDPEPNSQFLDKAKEDVGFRGTEFSPGDFGGLRSHESSDEQRSDFGGEKGELGGAEAFEVGDIVHGDDGADKEVVSLGIGEKPVEEAPQELVKNIECLNSSVEMADNDGGAQKKLLLGTQKGVMVWWKFPFELLRFCAFRVKPFWSFSIAAAVLGVWMLGKRLSDRKHKTRSIPLNVPLDVKRGSQMKIQATRLNEAFSVLRQSPILRAPLHPTSGLTSWSVVSLQ, from the exons atggaaggcgccttcaacaccactaaaggcgccttcaaccacaaAACCTATCCCTTAAAAATCGACTCTTATCGTCACCGAGGTCTTCTGTGTTATTCAATTGAAGACGTCTTCCAAGCTCCTGAAGgggccttccatgaacagtactcaaGGCGTCTTCCGTCGCCTGAAAGGCACCTCGAGTATTATTCACCCAAG GTTCTCTCCAGCGTTTGCCACGCGTCTCTAGTtgaagttgatgaagaaataaactacattgaggagaagttgatcctgACAGAACTAGAGAATATGATCAGGATTCGCTTGAAGGAGCGTGGCACTTGTAGGCGTTATCTACGCAGAGGGCAGGGACGTGAGCCATCAACAAATCCTAGTAACTCATATAAGAATAGAAGATACGTGAACTGCAAGCGCCAAGGTGGTGAGTTTCAACGGTACATAAGCATTGACATTGAAAACCACAAGGCCAGAAG GTGGCCAGCTCCTCTGTCGAACAACATGCTCCGCTTGGAATCTGTATTTCTGTGTGCGCTTCTTCCTGAATTGGCATCGAATCCGCAGCATCCCTTCTCCCTTTGCACCAAGAAAGGTTGCAAAAGGAAACGTCCCGTCTTCACTTTATCTGATTCCATCCTCGCCTTCCTCTCTCGATTGCGAGTGCTGTTCTCCCCGTCTCCCTTTCGCTCCTCCTCGCGTGTCATGGGGGACTATGCCGAGTTCCGCGACTGGGAGGTCCTCGACTTCGACGCCGGTGAGGACCATATGAAAATCTTGCACGAACGCGCCTGCGGCGGCTCCATCTTGTCCGATTACTTCGCGCTCGGTGCTCAAGAGCGGTGTCGTAAAGGAGCCACCTTTAACGGAAATGCCCACGAGGAGGAGATGATCGAAGCAGCTGCGCTGGTCGATTCGAAAAGCCCTAGCTGGGTCGACCCGGAGCCCAATTCCCAGTTTCTCGACAAGGCGAAAGAGGATGTTGGTTTTCGTGGAACTGAGTTCTCTCCCGGCGATTTTGGCGGGTTGCGCTCCCATGAGTCGTCAGACGAGCAAAGATCGGATTTTGGCGGTGAAAAGGGCGAGCTTGGTGGCGCCGAAGCGTTCGAGGTTGGAGATATTGTCCATGGAGATGATGGGGCTGATAAAGAAGTGGTTTCCTTGGGAATCGGGGAGAAGCCTGTGGAAGAAGCTCCTCAAGAACTTGTAAAGAACATTGAGTGTTTAAATTCATCGGTCGAAATGGCCGATAACGACGGCGGAGCGCAGAAAAAATTGCTTTTGGGAACACAGAAGGGAGTGATGGTTTGGTGGAAGTTTCCATTTGAACTCCTAAGGTTTTGTGCTTTCAGAGTGAAGCCATTTTGGTCCTTCTCCATTGCTGCGGCTGTCTTGGGGGTTTGGATGCTTGGAAAGAGGCTGTCCGATAGGAAACACAAAACTAGAAGCATTCCTCTAAATGTTCCTTTGGATGTAAAG AGAGGATCCCAGATGAAGATACAAGCAACCCGTCTCAATGAAGCCTTCTCGGTCTTGAGGCAGAGTCCTATTTTAAGAGCTCCACTCCACCCTACCAGTGGCTTGACCTCATGGTCTGTTGTGTCCCTTCAGTGA